Within the Chitinispirillales bacterium genome, the region TACCTAAAAAACAAACGAAAAAGAACCCTTTAACGTCTGCGGAAAAAGAACATAAAACGAACACGCTATCGGTTTTATCAAAAGATTTAAGATTATATCTGAAAAATACAGAAACAGAATAAAAAGATTTAAACTAAGGTTTAATTTAATAGCGGGGATATGCAATTATGAAAATAACTATTGATTTCGCAAGAGGTCTATAGTTATGATAAATATGAGGGAAAGTTTGAAAGAGTAAAAAATAAGAACAAAAAAACAGATATCGTAAATTTCACTTTACCCATTTTGAGAATAATTCCCAGAAATCCCATCTGTCGTTGGGTTTAAGAACGCTTGTAGCGATAATCGGGGTTTCATCGGAAATTTGGTAAATTTGTTTTATTGATTTTAAGTTTTTTGTTCTCTCGTTTTTTGTCAATTTATCGCTTTTTGTTAGGACGACAAATATAGGAATTTGTAAATCAGATAAAAAAAACGCCGCTTCTTTATCGGCGTCCGTCCCGCTTTCTCGTCTATAATCTAAAAGCCAAATTACGCCCGATAAATTTTCACGTTTTTTGCAGTAATTTTTTATGATTTCGGACAAACACGCTTGTTTAGTTTTGGAGACTTTTGCATAACCGTACCCCGGTAAATCCACAAAACACAGACTTTCGTTTAGTGAAAAAAAATTCATAAGCCGCGTTTTTCCGGGAGTTTGTGAAACCTTTGCAAGCGTTTTTTCGCCGAGAATCAAATTAATAAAAGACGATTTTCCAACATTTGAGCGCCCAAAAAGCGCAAATTCCGAAGCGTCGTTTTGCGGACATTGCGATAAAAATTCAGCGGATTTCACAAATTTAACGTCAGCGTTTTCAAAATAATCCGATAACTTTTTTTCACTCATTTCTGCCTTGTAATTATAGCGGTAATTGAATTTATATCGCTTTCAAGTTTTTTGTTTGTTTTCAGATTTTCAGTGATGTTTTTACATGTAATACATACGGTTGAATGGTCGCGTCCCAAAATATTTCCTATAGCCTGTTCAGAATTTTCGGTGATTGTCCGCACTAAATACATCGCTATTGAGCGCGGATAAGAAATTTCTTTTTTTCGTGACGAAGAACGAATTTCCTGCGCCGTGATTCCGAAATATTCGCAAACTCGGTCGATAATAATATCGGCCGTAATTCTTCGTGAATCTTTTATATAATTACTCAAAATCACTTTTACCGAGTTTATATCCAAATCCGCATTACAAAATACCGAAGCGGCGATAAGGCGATTGTATAATCCTTCCAATTCACGGACGCTTGTTGTAGAAATTTCTGCGAGATAAGACAAAACATCGTCGGATAGCGCTATTTCACCGTGTAATTTTTTACTTATAATTTTAACCTTTTCGCTTTTGGTCGGAACAAGAATTTCGGCCGTAACACAGTTGTTCAAGCGCATTTTCAGCGACTCATAAATACCTGAGATACCGCTTGGCGGACAATCCGATGTTATTACGATCTGGCGGCTGTTATCGTATAAATAGTTCAGAATATCAAAAAACGCCTTTTGCGACCCGTCTCCTCTAAACAGATGTACATCGTCTATCAGAAGTAAATCTACGTCGTTGAAAGATTGGTAAAATTCTGTTAAACCACCTTTTTCTTTTGTAGCGTTTACGTATTGTGAAACGAAATCTAACGCACTAAAATAAAATATTTTTTTTGCGGTTTTTTCTTGAGAAGCGTAATGACCTATCGCCTGCAGTAAGTGAGTTTTTCCCAAACCGCTTTTCCCATATATCGCTAAAATTCTGTAAGACGATTCTTTACCGGGCATTTCGGCGACAGTCAAAGACAAATCGAACGCTTTTTTGTTCGTATTGCACACAACGAACGAATCAAATACATAATTTTTGTAAAAAGCGCCTTTTATAATCGACTCTTCCGGTATAGGTGCAATATATGTTTGATAAATATTTTCTTTTGTCGCTTTTTCTAACTGCTCCCGTTCGATTTTCGCTTCTTCTTCAATAACGACTTCAAAGGAAATCTTTGTTATTTCGGGATATTTTTTTCGCAGGATTTCAATTATCGTCGGCGCGTCTTTTTCTATAAATTCGCCGTGAAATTCGCTTGGAACAGACAAAACCGCTTCATTCCCGCTGATTCTTAAAAGATTTGTACGTCCGATCGTCGCAGAAAACCAATCTTTATTTTCCACGTCTTTTATAGCGGATGAAAGTGTCTCAGTCCATATACGAGATAAAAAACTTTCTTCGTTTTCAAAAAAATTCAATATTGTAGCCGTCGAAGCCATTCGGACTGCCCTTTCCGATGTCGTAAATTTGCCGTAGAACAATAAAATAAAAATACGTTTACAAAATAATTAAATTGACGGGATAAAAGAGAAAAAATTTTGTTATTATTTAAAATTCAGCAATTACTTTTTATCATTGTGTATATATTTATGATTTTGGATAACAGAAAAACATTTTCACTTTTTTTAGTTTGATTAAATCGGGCTTTTGGTCAAACAATGTATATAATTCCCTTGCTAAAACTTAACGAAATATACTATTTTTAAACAAAAAAGGGAGGAATGATTTTGAAAAAAGAAAAAAAGCGTAATGCCGTAATAATCGCAATAATTATAATTATATTATTATTGCTTGTTTTGGTGAAATTATACTTTGAATTTAGGACGGAAAGAGCGAATTTTGAAACGATTAAAAAAGAAAACGTTGAGCGTATTGAAAAATTGAATATGCGTTCGCTGATCGATTCTTTGTGTAATTTGTATTCGGACGCCTGCAGTGAGTTTGAAAAATTCGCCAACATCGGTTCTCTTATGATTTATGCGGATTCTTTGCACAACAGACAAGAATTTATTTCTTTGATTGATTCTTTATGTCAAATTGATAGTGTAAATTGTGAAAAATATAAACGATTTTCAAACTTTAATGAATTAAAAAGTTTTATGATGCAAAATGATCCCTCTAAAGAAAATGTCATTGACGATCCTGTTGAAAGAGAGAATCTGGAAAAACGACGTAAAAAAGAATCTATCGACAGCATAAGCGGAATCGCATTAAAAAAAAAATTCTTGACACGCTTGAAAACAATGGTTTTACAGACCGGCGCGAAAAAGAATTTGCAGACAATGCGAGCGGCGAAAAACTATATGTCGATTCTCTTAACATAACAAAAGAAAGAATTTGTAAAGATACGATAGCGCCCTGGGTTTATCCCGAACCGACGGGCGGAGTCTATTTTGAGCCGATAAAAATTTCGTTTGTTGTTTCAAAACAATGCAGTATTTTTTATAAACGTTCAAAAGACGCCGAATATAAACTCTACGCCGACGAAATGATTTATTTTTCTCAAAACGGCGATTTGTATTATTATGCGATAGACAGTTGCGGAAATTTATTTGAAGAACAAAAAAAAGTTTATGACTTTAGACAAAAACAAACGGAAAACGTTTGTTCGGAGGCAATGGTTCTAATAGAATCTTCGCGCGGGAATTTTTGCATAGATCAATATGCTTGGGAAAATAAAAAAGGAGTGCGGCCGCGTAACAATATTTCTTGGCAAGACGCCCGCGATTCGTGTCTGTCGCTTGGAAAGCGGCTTTGCTCTTCGGAAGAATGGACCGTCGCATGTAAAGGTCCATATAACTGGAAATATCCGTACGGCGAAAAATATATACGTCAAGCATGCGTAACTCAAGACTCGACTTACCAAAAAAACGGTTCGGCGGGTGAATGCCGCGGCTGGTATGCGATTTATGATATGGTCGGGAATTTATCGGAATGGACAAACACCCGTTCTAAAGAGAACAATCGGTTTTTTATCGTTAAAGGCGGTTTTTACAACAGCGGGAATGTCGCTGACTGCGACATGTCTCGATATAGTTACTATCCGCAAAACCGGCACAATCAAGTCGGTTTCCGTTGTTGCAAAGATGTGGAAGATGTGACGCTGCAACAGTAAAACAGAACAGATTGTTAAGCAGCCGAGAAAAATTTATATAATTCCGTAAAACATAAAACAAGGAACATGTTTTGAGAATATTGTCGCTGATTTATTTAATCTTTATAGAAATAAGAAATTTATATTACGAACTTCTACCGCCGAAAAATCTTGATTTTCCCGTAATAAGCGTTGGCGGAATACGAGCGGGCGGAAGCGGAAAAACGCCGCTTGCGGACTGGGTTATAGGCAGAATTGAAGAGATCGGGAAAACCCCTGTCCTTTTTTCAAGAGGTTACGGACGAAAATCGTCGCAAACGGAAATCATTGCGCCGGACGACGAATGTTCTTGGGAGCAAGTCGGAGACGAGCCGTTGCTTCTGAAAAGGCATCATCCGAATCTTTGGCTTGTAATTGACGGCAAGCGAAAACGCGGTGAAAAAAAATTGCGAAGTTTTAATCTGAAAAACATTGTCGGCGTTATGGACGACGGGTTTCAGCACAGGAAATTTCCGCGAAATTTAGACATTGTTATAATCTCTGACGACGATTTGAAAGACAAAATGTTACCGTCGGGACGTTTGCGTGAACCCCAGAAGTCGCTAAATCGCGCAGATGTTATAGTTGCGCCGGAAAAACTTGACGGCAAAAAAAACGTAAAAGCCGAGTTTTGCGTTTATAAATTTGTAAATGCCGTTTCAGGAGAAAAAGAAGTAATTTTTGACTCCGAAATATTGTGCTTTTGCGGAATCGCCCGCCCTGAAAGGTTTTTGAACAGTGTGAATAATTTAACGAAAAAATCGAATGATTTTATATTTTTTGCCGATCATCATAAATATTCAGAAGACGATTATAAAATGTTAAATGCCGCTTCCCAAGCGGTATTTATAACGACAGAAAAAGATTTTGTTAGGTTAGACACAAAAAAAATGGAAAAAGCGGATAAATTGTGGTATCTTTCTTATGGAGTAGAGGTTAATGGCTATGATTGTGAATTTTTAAAAAATAAAATATTTGAAGTTTGTGGAGAGGAAAATGAGTAAAGCGTTTATCAAAGTTGTAGTTGTAATGGTTTTTGCGGTAATTTTTGCTTTCGGTCAAAGTGAAAAAAAACGTTATGCGGCAATAAAACAGGCTGGCGGAGTTGTTGTTCGAGCCGACGTTGAGCCTGGAGCAAACATGGTAATGATGGCTCGCGAAGGACAAAAATTTGAAGTTTTGGGTGAGCCGGGTAAATTGTGGCTTAAGATAAAGACCGAAAACGGAGATGGGTACATTCCGATTTCAAGCTGCGATATAAAGGACGGTTTGAAATCAAATTATGCAGGAAGCATAATTCTTCTTATAGTTTTGCTTGGTGCGATTGGCGGCGGTGCGTATTATTATGTATTTTACTTCAAAAAAGGTATTATCCGCAAAGAAGACAGCAATATTTTGTAGATGAAATTTCTTTGCATTGATTACGGTAAACGCAGGGTTGGGATTGCTCTCAGCGATCCGTCCGCTGTGCTTGCAAGAGCGAAAACGACGATTGACAGAAAAACAACCGATAATTATTTATCAGAAATAGTTTTATTAATAAAGGAAGAAAACCCCGATGAATTGGTCGTTGGATTGCCGCTTGACGTTGATGATAACGAAACCGAATTTTGTAAAGAAATCAGGGATTTTTGCAGTAAATTAAAAAGCTCTCTTTTGAAAGAAATCCCGATAAATTTTCAAGACGAAAGTTTTAGTTCCCACAAATCAAATCTTATTTTACGTAAAACGAGTTCAAGAAAAAAACGCGCGCGAAAAGAAAAAGTAGATAGTGTCGCCGCGTGTATTATTTTGCAGGAATTTCTTGACAATCGTTCCAATTCGCATAGCCGGTTTATTTTGGAGGACTAATGTTGTATATCGTTCCTACTCCTATCGGAAATCTTGAAGATATTACCGTGAGAGCAAAAAAAATTTTGTGTGAAGTTGATTTAATTATCGCCGAAGATACGCGAAACAGCGGAATTTTATTAAAACGTATCGGCAGTGAAGTAAAAATGAAATCTTATCACGACCACAATGAAACCAAAGTCAGTGAAAGTTTTATAGAAATTATGAAAAGCGGTAAATCGGTAGCGCTGATTACGGACGCCGGCACCCCCGGTATTGCAGATCCGGCGTTTTATATAGTCCGTGAAGCGATAAAAAACGATATAAAAACCGTTTCGCTTCCGGGGCCTACGGCTTTTACGACAGCGCTTGTTGCAAGCGGGCTTCCAAGCGAAAGATTTATTTTTGAGAACTTTTTACCGCCCAAATCGGCAAAAAGAATTAAAATTTTTCAAAATTTTATAGGTGAAAAAAGAACGGTAATTTTTTATGAATCTCCACATCGAATACTTAAGGTTTTGGATGAAATGGCAGATGTTTTCGGTGAAATCCCCGTTGTTGTCGCAAGAGAACTTACAAAAATTTTTGAAGAATTTATTCGCGGAACGCCTAAGGAAGTATTGCAATCATTCAAAAATCGCTCTCCAAAAGGAGAGTTTGTCGTACTATTCAATGCCGGAGGGATTGCTGCGGACGAATTAGGATTTAACAAAACGGACAAAAAATGATATTATGGCTTATCGTTGCGATTTTGGCGTTGTTGTTTTCGGCTTTTTTTTCAGCATCGGAAACCGCGGTTTTTTCGATTCCTAGAGAGAAGATAAACCTGCTTAAAAACGAAGGGAAAAGCGGCTTAAAAATTTATCAGGTTCTTGTTCAAAGCGATTTGTTTTTAGTACTTATACTGCTTGGCAATAATTTTGTAAATATTGTTGCCATTTCAAGTTTGGGAAAGGTTTTTGGAATTTTTTTTAATAACAGTTTGACGATAATCTTTGTTCTGACGACTGTATTGCTTTTGGTTTTCGGCGAAATAATGCCGAAAACAATTGCCGTAAAAAATTCCATGCTTATTTCAAGAACAGTTGCCGGAATATATGTTTTGGCGTTAGAAAAATTAGGCGGCTTCCTAAAAAAAATAAACTCGTTAAACCTCAAACTTTTGCGAATGAATTATCGTTATCTTTTGCAAACCCCCGACCCTTTTGTAACGAATGAGGAATATGCGGTTGCTATCAAAGAAGCGGTAAGCAATAAAAAATTTTCCGAAAGTACGGGCAAAATGATAACCGGTTTTATAGATTTGACGGGGCACGGCATTTCAAATATCGCGCGAAATAGAAATTCTTTAAAAGTTCTAAAAAGTACGGATGAAAAAGCATTGCTTTCAGAAGACGAAATCGGAATTCTTTATATTAACAATGAAGTAAAGAAGGTTTTTTATCGTTCTTTTGACGGCGCGGCTATAGAAATTGAGCCGGCATGGTTTCCATGTACGAAAACGGTAGGCGATTTGCATGACTATTTTTTGAAAAACGATACCGTCTGCGTTCTTTTGGTTGACGAATACGGTGGATTTGACGGCGCCGCCAGCAGATATGACATATATAAATATTGGAAAGTTTACTGCAGTGCAAGTAAAAATGTTTTTGGAGAAATTATTGTGCGCGGAGAAGAATCGGCTATAAAGTATCGAGATTGGATTGCGCAAGACATGCTTGAAAAACATTCGGAAATAAAAACTGTTAACGGGGTTTTGTGCGCTGAATTCGGGGGAATTCCGCAAACCGGTCAAACGTTTAGCGAAAACGGCTTTGTTTATCACATAATAAATGCCGATAAAACTAAAATTAACAAAATAAAAATCCAAAAAACGTATTTTTGTAAATAGATTTGACAAATTGCGGTGACAATAAGTATTTTGACGAGAACTATGGTTATTGATGTTGGAAAAATACCGGAAGGCGAGCGGATTTGGGATTTTGTTTTATCTCTTGACAGTCGCCTTGTGAAAAATTTTATGTTGAACGAAAATATTCCCGTAACGCTCAAAACGGAAAGACGCCGTTCAAAAATTTCTTGTTTTGCAAAGTACAAAACAGAAGTTACTTGTGAATGTTCAAGGTGTTTGGAAGAGTTTAAATACGAAATAGAAAACGAAGTTCGTTTTTTTGTAATTCACGAAAGCGAAACTTGTAATTATGACGATGAGTTTGATTTTTATTATTACAAAAGCGGTAACGAAAAAATTTATTTTGCACATACGATTTATGACGATATTGTTACAAAGATTCCAATGAAGCCGTTGTGTAAAGATAACTGCGAAGGGATTACGCGATTTGTTCGAAAAAATGAAAACGAAAAAAACGAGCAATGGAATGTTCTTAAAAAATTGATAAAATAAAATTTTACAAAATAGGAGTTAAAAAATGGCAGTTCCAAAGAGAAGAGTTTCAAGTTCACGTAGAGACATGCGTCGTTCCCACCATGCACTTAACGCTGTTGCTCCGGGTGTTTGTTCTCATTGTAAGCAGCCGAAGTTATCTCACCGTATTTGTCCGAGTTGCGGATATTACAACGGAAAAGAAGCGCTTTCTATAAAAGAAGACTAAAATATGTCAAAAGTTCGTATTGCCGTTGATATGTACGGCGGCGATAACGGAATTTCCGCCGTCGTTTGCGCCGTTTTGTCCGCAAGCGAAAAACTTGGCAATGAAGTAGGTTTTGTATTGTGCGGAGAACAGGACCGAATAATTGCGGAATTTTTGAAAATTCGTCCTGATTTTTCATTCGAGTCCGGCCGTTTTTCAATATGTAATTCACAGCCCGTTTCCGATATAAAAACAAACATTAGCAGAATTTGGCGGACACAGCCCGATTCTTCGATAGTTAAGTGTGTTTTATTGCAAAAAAACAAAGAGGCGTCAATATCCCTTTCCGCGGGAGACACCGGCGTACTTTATTCCGCAGCGTTGTTTTTGCTTGGGCGGGATCCGGGAATTGACAGGGCGGCTTTGGCGGTTGCAATCCCGACTGTTCGCGATAAATCGACGGTTTTGCTTGATGTAGGCGCAAACGCGGAATGTTCGGCGAAACATTTGTTTCAATTTGCTGTTTTGGGAGAAAAGTATTACAAGAAAATAGCCGAAGAAAACAAAAAACCGAAAATTGGACTTTTGAACATAGGCAACGAAACGTACAAAGGGACAATTACGGTAAAATATTCGGCGAAAATGATAAAAAAAAAATACGGGAAACAATTTATCGGTTTCGTTGAAGGCGGCGAAATATTTGAAGGTAAAGCCGACGTTATCGTTTGCGACGGATTTTGCGGAAACGCAATACTCAAAACGAGCGAGAGCTTGTATTACTTTATTCATAAGAAAATCGGCAATTTACTTCAGCCTGAAGCGATAGAAGAAATGCAGCTGTTCAACAAATCTACTTATGGCTGCGCGCCTATCTTAGGACTTAGAGGGAACGTTTTTAAGGCGCACGGAAATTCTTCCGCAGACGCGCTGTCTTGCGCAATTATAAAAGCAGTGGAATCGTCGGTAAACTATGAAACCGATAATTTATGATTACAATCTTGATGAAATAATGCAAAAAGTCGTTAATTTCGGCGAGAAAAAATATCGTGCGAAACAGATTTTTGACGCACTTTTTCCTTGCGGCTTAAGTTCAATTTATGATGTTAAAAACATTCCGAGAAATTTGCAGGAAAAATTTGAAAAAGAGTTTGAATACGTACCTGCCGAAACCATAGAAACAAAAGTTTCGTCAGTTGATAATTCAGTGAAATTCGTTCTTAAATTACTCGACGACTCAGTAATAGAATGCGTAATTCTGTCGGCGAAAGACAGAAAAACACTTTGTCTGTCAAGTCAAGCAGGGTGCGCTTTGGGCTGTGTTTTTTGCGAAACGGGGAAAATGGGTTTCAAACGAAATTTGTCGTCCGGCGAGATATTGTATCAAGCGATTGTTGCGAACAATTATTTGCGGAAATTCGGTAAAAAAATCACAAATATTGTGTTCATGGGGATGGGTGAGGCGCTTAGTAATTTTGAGAATTTTGAGAAAGCGTACAACGTGATTGTCGATAAAAAAACGTTTGGAATCGGTACGAGAAAAATAACGGTCTCGACGGCGGGAGTAATCCCTAACATAAAAAAACTTATTGAAAAAAAGATCTCGATAGATTTGGCGATTTCACTCAATGCGTCGAACGATTCGGAGCGAAACGAAATCATGCCGATAAACAAAAAATATCCTGTAACGTCTCTTATTGAGATTGCAAAAGAATACGCAAAAGACGGTAGTAGAGTCGTTATGTTTGAATATATTATGATTTCAAAGAAAAATGACGGCGATGAAAACGCGAAACAACTTGCGGCATTGCTGAAAAATGTTCCATGCAAAGTAAATGTAATTCCGCTTAACGATTGTACTAATGATTTTGTTTGTTCTTCTGACGAGCGTATCGAGGAGTTTACAAAAATTCTTCATGAAGCCGGAATAAGAGTAACGGTTCGCCGAAGCGGCGGACGAGATATCGACGGAGCGTGCGGACAATTGGCGGGAAAACACTAAACCTTTTATTTTGGATGTTGGTTTTCCACAATTTTTTACCCTTAATGAAATATCATTTCTCCCTTTGGTTTTTTTGGAAAATCACCTCGTATTTTTTTGAAACGGAGAATTTTAACTACAAGTTTTTAAAACGATGTCAATAAATTATTTGACCGCAATATGTAGTGGTTCTAATAATTAGAACTCTTGCCGGAATTTTAAAGGAAAAACAAATTCTTTAAAATTTTATTAACAAGTTTTGAACATTTTTGTTGATAATTTCCGTGTTTTAAATTTACAAAACAAGATACAGCATATTGTGTTTATGTTTTTATGCTATCCTATATTTTGTATTTTAATGTATAACTTTAAGGAATAAATCCTATCTCCGCTTAGGAAGCAAGATTTGAAAAAAAATGATAAAATTAGACAAGAAATTTTGGTTTTTTATCTAATTTTATAGTATATTTGCTAATGTGGTTGTAACTAAATATTGTGTTTATAGGGAGGAAAAATGATTCGAACAGTTCGCAGAAGAGACGGGACTTTTGTCGCGTACGACAGACAGAAGATAGCGAACGCAATTTGGGGGGCGCTTCAAGCGACCGGCGGCGCAGACTTGCAATTGGCGCAGATTCTTGCAGAAAAAGCAGAAAAGGAAATCGGCGAAAAATTCAGCGAGAATTTAATTCCCGCAGTTGAGGACATTCAGGATATTGTAGAAGATGTTTTAATGAATAACGGCTACAATCACGTCGCCAGAGCTTATATTTCATACAGAAACCAACACATGAAGCGGCGTAACGCGAAAAAACTAACCCTTGATATAAAAGAAACGTTTGACGGTTATCTAAAGAATACGAATTGGCGCGTAAAAGAAAATTCAAACGTCAATTATTCTATCGGCGGATTGATTCTTCATATTTCAGGAGAAATGACGACAAACTATTGGCTTGACGAAATTTACACGGATAAAATTGCAAAATATCACAGAGAAGGCAGGTTTCATATTCACGATTTGCAAATGTTTTCCGGTTATTGCGCGGGATGGTCTCTTCGTGATTTGATTCGTGAAGGCTTAGGCGGAGTCGAAGGAAAAATTGCGTCTGCGCCGGCGAA harbors:
- the dnaA gene encoding chromosomal replication initiator protein DnaA is translated as MASTATILNFFENEESFLSRIWTETLSSAIKDVENKDWFSATIGRTNLLRISGNEAVLSVPSEFHGEFIEKDAPTIIEILRKKYPEITKISFEVVIEEEAKIEREQLEKATKENIYQTYIAPIPEESIIKGAFYKNYVFDSFVVCNTNKKAFDLSLTVAEMPGKESSYRILAIYGKSGLGKTHLLQAIGHYASQEKTAKKIFYFSALDFVSQYVNATKEKGGLTEFYQSFNDVDLLLIDDVHLFRGDGSQKAFFDILNYLYDNSRQIVITSDCPPSGISGIYESLKMRLNNCVTAEILVPTKSEKVKIISKKLHGEIALSDDVLSYLAEISTTSVRELEGLYNRLIAASVFCNADLDINSVKVILSNYIKDSRRITADIIIDRVCEYFGITAQEIRSSSRKKEISYPRSIAMYLVRTITENSEQAIGNILGRDHSTVCITCKNITENLKTNKKLESDINSITAIITRQK
- a CDS encoding CNNM domain-containing protein, which codes for MILWLIVAILALLFSAFFSASETAVFSIPREKINLLKNEGKSGLKIYQVLVQSDLFLVLILLGNNFVNIVAISSLGKVFGIFFNNSLTIIFVLTTVLLLVFGEIMPKTIAVKNSMLISRTVAGIYVLALEKLGGFLKKINSLNLKLLRMNYRYLLQTPDPFVTNEEYAVAIKEAVSNKKFSESTGKMITGFIDLTGHGISNIARNRNSLKVLKSTDEKALLSEDEIGILYINNEVKKVFYRSFDGAAIEIEPAWFPCTKTVGDLHDYFLKNDTVCVLLVDEYGGFDGAASRYDIYKYWKVYCSASKNVFGEIIVRGEESAIKYRDWIAQDMLEKHSEIKTVNGVLCAEFGGIPQTGQTFSENGFVYHIINADKTKINKIKIQKTYFCK
- the rpmF gene encoding 50S ribosomal protein L32 codes for the protein MAVPKRRVSSSRRDMRRSHHALNAVAPGVCSHCKQPKLSHRICPSCGYYNGKEALSIKED
- the ruvX gene encoding Holliday junction resolvase RuvX: MKFLCIDYGKRRVGIALSDPSAVLARAKTTIDRKTTDNYLSEIVLLIKEENPDELVVGLPLDVDDNETEFCKEIRDFCSKLKSSLLKEIPINFQDESFSSHKSNLILRKTSSRKKRARKEKVDSVAACIILQEFLDNRSNSHSRFILED
- a CDS encoding DUF177 domain-containing protein yields the protein MVIDVGKIPEGERIWDFVLSLDSRLVKNFMLNENIPVTLKTERRRSKISCFAKYKTEVTCECSRCLEEFKYEIENEVRFFVIHESETCNYDDEFDFYYYKSGNEKIYFAHTIYDDIVTKIPMKPLCKDNCEGITRFVRKNENEKNEQWNVLKKLIK
- the lpxK gene encoding tetraacyldisaccharide 4'-kinase, with amino-acid sequence MSLIYLIFIEIRNLYYELLPPKNLDFPVISVGGIRAGGSGKTPLADWVIGRIEEIGKTPVLFSRGYGRKSSQTEIIAPDDECSWEQVGDEPLLLKRHHPNLWLVIDGKRKRGEKKLRSFNLKNIVGVMDDGFQHRKFPRNLDIVIISDDDLKDKMLPSGRLREPQKSLNRADVIVAPEKLDGKKNVKAEFCVYKFVNAVSGEKEVIFDSEILCFCGIARPERFLNSVNNLTKKSNDFIFFADHHKYSEDDYKMLNAASQAVFITTEKDFVRLDTKKMEKADKLWYLSYGVEVNGYDCEFLKNKIFEVCGEENE
- the rlmN gene encoding 23S rRNA (adenine(2503)-C(2))-methyltransferase RlmN, encoding MKPIIYDYNLDEIMQKVVNFGEKKYRAKQIFDALFPCGLSSIYDVKNIPRNLQEKFEKEFEYVPAETIETKVSSVDNSVKFVLKLLDDSVIECVILSAKDRKTLCLSSQAGCALGCVFCETGKMGFKRNLSSGEILYQAIVANNYLRKFGKKITNIVFMGMGEALSNFENFEKAYNVIVDKKTFGIGTRKITVSTAGVIPNIKKLIEKKISIDLAISLNASNDSERNEIMPINKKYPVTSLIEIAKEYAKDGSRVVMFEYIMISKKNDGDENAKQLAALLKNVPCKVNVIPLNDCTNDFVCSSDERIEEFTKILHEAGIRVTVRRSGGRDIDGACGQLAGKH
- a CDS encoding phosphate acyltransferase, with amino-acid sequence MSKVRIAVDMYGGDNGISAVVCAVLSASEKLGNEVGFVLCGEQDRIIAEFLKIRPDFSFESGRFSICNSQPVSDIKTNISRIWRTQPDSSIVKCVLLQKNKEASISLSAGDTGVLYSAALFLLGRDPGIDRAALAVAIPTVRDKSTVLLDVGANAECSAKHLFQFAVLGEKYYKKIAEENKKPKIGLLNIGNETYKGTITVKYSAKMIKKKYGKQFIGFVEGGEIFEGKADVIVCDGFCGNAILKTSESLYYFIHKKIGNLLQPEAIEEMQLFNKSTYGCAPILGLRGNVFKAHGNSSADALSCAIIKAVESSVNYETDNL
- the rsmI gene encoding 16S rRNA (cytidine(1402)-2'-O)-methyltransferase; amino-acid sequence: MLYIVPTPIGNLEDITVRAKKILCEVDLIIAEDTRNSGILLKRIGSEVKMKSYHDHNETKVSESFIEIMKSGKSVALITDAGTPGIADPAFYIVREAIKNDIKTVSLPGPTAFTTALVASGLPSERFIFENFLPPKSAKRIKIFQNFIGEKRTVIFYESPHRILKVLDEMADVFGEIPVVVARELTKIFEEFIRGTPKEVLQSFKNRSPKGEFVVLFNAGGIAADELGFNKTDKK
- a CDS encoding SUMF1/EgtB/PvdO family nonheme iron enzyme, whose translation is MIYFSQNGDLYYYAIDSCGNLFEEQKKVYDFRQKQTENVCSEAMVLIESSRGNFCIDQYAWENKKGVRPRNNISWQDARDSCLSLGKRLCSSEEWTVACKGPYNWKYPYGEKYIRQACVTQDSTYQKNGSAGECRGWYAIYDMVGNLSEWTNTRSKENNRFFIVKGGFYNSGNVADCDMSRYSYYPQNRHNQVGFRCCKDVEDVTLQQ
- the yihA gene encoding ribosome biogenesis GTP-binding protein YihA/YsxC, coding for MSEKKLSDYFENADVKFVKSAEFLSQCPQNDASEFALFGRSNVGKSSFINLILGEKTLAKVSQTPGKTRLMNFFSLNESLCFVDLPGYGYAKVSKTKQACLSEIIKNYCKKRENLSGVIWLLDYRRESGTDADKEAAFFLSDLQIPIFVVLTKSDKLTKNERTKNLKSIKQIYQISDETPIIATSVLKPNDRWDFWELFSKWVK